The Nitrospiraceae bacterium genome has a window encoding:
- a CDS encoding PAS domain S-box protein, whose product MTLRSNTPIAFSVSALLLLTCSIFIIDVSAPPGWAAWLLYLLPLVVALRSVPRRSPYEFAAGLTVLIALGGYLSAGEPAFRLTLWNRGLGILVIWGLVWLLRGHDRSRQQVEPRPEARDEVYRQLVDRVRDYAIFLLNPEGVVVTWNEGAKRLKGYEAEEIIGRHFSRFYRAEDRAVGHPDLLLQRAKEDGHVVDEGWRVRKDGTQFFADVALTALRDAQGHLTGFAKVTRDVTERNRLTEQFRVAVEAAPSGMVLIDEEGTIQLVNAQVERLFGYTRDELIGRSVEILVPDVAKDSHGALRARFMAEPQARQMGGGRELNGLCRDGTVFPIEIGLNPIRTKDGLRVLAAIVDITERKRLQRDLEERESLLRTIIETEPECVKVLNLDGTVRSMNLAGLAMVEAGTTEEIVGKDVCQLVTPAFRSAFAELTGRAARGETGVLEFQMVGLKGARRWLETHLVPLRDVRGAITGVLGVTRDITTRKDVESALSLSEERLQNILNSMEEVVWSSSLDFSEVLYVSPAVMKIYGVASADFIVHPSLWIDMIHPADRLIAEAAIRDTAEGRAFDVQYRIVRPDGGIRWIRDRGRIIRDEQGQALRIDGVAADVTEKRTAEQALRGAEERFEDIFEASKDAIGYASLDGTFVLANDAFARLTGYSKQELLTRTYRDLTPPEYREIQAEVIAGVLKTGEPREYEKVYVQRDGSRIPVSLTVFAVKGEDGRPAGVAAIVRDITERKKTEEALRTSAARLQSAIAAANVGTWMVDLKTKMDTRDSGLNRMLGLLPVESSQPLEDFIGRIHPEDRAACAQAWAEAIEVTRIYDVTHRIIRGDGEIRWFRNRGQVAVDAEDRPLHAIGACVDVTDQRNLEEQLRRTERIAELGTLASGMAHEIGTPMNVILGRAEYLMQRVKEEPIKRGLQTIVGQVERITRVMNQLLSFARRRTPERRSLDLKGTIEDNLEIFEERLARAQVRLEVSFPDSCPPVHADPDQMSQVLINLVMNAIHAMPDGGTLRIGLTPASGRVLLTVSDTGHGIPKDVIAKIFDPFFTTKEFGKGTGLGLTVVKGIIEEHQGTIVVESEPNRGTTFTISLPIHKGL is encoded by the coding sequence GTGACGTTGCGCTCCAATACCCCGATCGCCTTCTCGGTCAGCGCTCTCCTTCTGCTGACCTGCTCCATCTTCATCATCGACGTGTCTGCACCGCCTGGCTGGGCGGCCTGGCTGCTGTATCTTCTCCCGCTCGTTGTTGCCCTGCGCTCGGTTCCACGCCGTTCACCCTATGAGTTTGCGGCCGGCCTGACGGTCTTGATCGCCCTGGGAGGCTACCTGTCCGCCGGCGAACCTGCATTCCGCTTGACGCTGTGGAACCGCGGGCTTGGCATCCTCGTGATATGGGGGCTCGTGTGGTTGCTGAGAGGACACGACCGATCGCGGCAGCAAGTCGAGCCGCGGCCGGAAGCTCGCGACGAGGTCTACCGGCAACTGGTTGATCGAGTGCGCGACTACGCGATTTTCTTGTTGAATCCCGAGGGGGTGGTCGTCACCTGGAATGAAGGTGCCAAGCGGCTTAAGGGGTATGAGGCGGAGGAAATCATCGGCCGCCACTTTTCCAGGTTTTATCGTGCCGAGGACCGAGCGGTCGGGCATCCGGACCTGTTGCTTCAACGGGCGAAGGAAGACGGGCATGTGGTCGATGAGGGATGGCGGGTTCGGAAGGATGGGACGCAGTTCTTTGCCGACGTTGCGCTCACGGCGCTACGCGATGCGCAGGGACATCTGACCGGGTTTGCGAAGGTCACCCGCGACGTTACCGAGCGCAACCGCCTGACCGAGCAGTTTCGGGTCGCGGTCGAAGCGGCGCCAAGCGGCATGGTGTTGATCGACGAAGAAGGGACGATCCAACTCGTCAACGCGCAGGTCGAAAGATTGTTCGGCTATACCCGTGATGAACTGATCGGCCGCTCGGTGGAAATCCTCGTGCCCGACGTCGCCAAGGACAGTCATGGGGCGCTTCGAGCGCGATTCATGGCCGAGCCTCAAGCCAGACAGATGGGGGGCGGACGCGAACTGAATGGACTTTGCCGTGACGGCACGGTGTTTCCGATCGAGATCGGGTTGAATCCGATTCGGACGAAGGACGGTCTGCGGGTGTTGGCGGCCATCGTCGACATCACGGAGCGGAAGCGGCTTCAACGGGACTTGGAAGAGCGTGAATCGCTTCTGCGGACGATCATCGAGACGGAGCCGGAGTGCGTGAAGGTCTTGAATCTCGACGGGACGGTGCGGTCGATGAATCTGGCCGGGTTGGCCATGGTAGAGGCGGGGACCACCGAGGAAATCGTGGGAAAGGACGTCTGCCAGTTGGTCACGCCGGCGTTTCGGTCTGCCTTCGCCGAGTTGACCGGGCGAGCGGCTCGCGGAGAGACCGGCGTGCTTGAGTTTCAAATGGTCGGGTTGAAAGGGGCCCGCCGCTGGCTTGAAACTCACCTGGTGCCGCTGCGTGATGTACGGGGGGCGATCACCGGCGTGCTCGGAGTCACGCGGGATATCACGACGCGGAAGGACGTCGAATCGGCGCTCTCCCTAAGCGAGGAGCGACTCCAGAATATCCTCAACTCAATGGAGGAAGTCGTCTGGTCGAGCTCGCTGGATTTCTCGGAAGTGCTGTACGTGAGCCCTGCCGTGATGAAGATATACGGCGTCGCCTCGGCCGACTTTATCGTCCATCCATCCCTGTGGATCGACATGATTCATCCTGCCGATCGGTTGATCGCGGAGGCAGCGATACGGGACACGGCAGAAGGCCGTGCTTTTGACGTGCAATATCGCATCGTTCGGCCGGATGGCGGCATCCGATGGATCAGGGACCGCGGCCGAATCATTCGAGACGAGCAGGGGCAGGCGCTCCGAATCGATGGGGTTGCTGCGGACGTGACGGAAAAACGAACGGCCGAGCAGGCACTGAGGGGAGCGGAGGAGCGATTCGAAGATATCTTTGAGGCGTCGAAAGATGCGATCGGGTATGCCTCTCTCGACGGCACCTTCGTGCTGGCAAACGATGCCTTTGCCCGCCTGACCGGCTATTCAAAGCAGGAACTCTTGACCCGCACGTACCGCGATCTGACTCCGCCGGAGTATCGGGAGATTCAGGCGGAAGTGATCGCGGGCGTTCTGAAGACCGGAGAGCCGAGGGAATACGAAAAAGTGTATGTCCAGAGGGACGGCTCGCGCATTCCGGTGAGTTTGACGGTGTTTGCCGTCAAGGGCGAGGATGGAAGGCCGGCGGGAGTGGCGGCGATCGTGCGCGATATCACGGAGCGGAAGAAGACTGAGGAAGCCTTGCGAACCAGTGCGGCCCGCCTGCAATCCGCCATCGCTGCGGCCAATGTCGGCACGTGGATGGTCGATCTGAAGACCAAAATGGATACCCGCGACTCGGGCCTGAATAGAATGTTGGGGCTGCTGCCAGTGGAAAGTTCTCAGCCGTTGGAGGATTTCATAGGGCGAATCCATCCCGAGGATCGGGCGGCCTGCGCGCAGGCCTGGGCCGAGGCGATCGAGGTGACGCGCATCTACGACGTGACCCATCGCATCATTCGAGGGGACGGCGAGATCCGATGGTTCCGCAATCGCGGCCAAGTGGCGGTCGATGCCGAGGACCGGCCGCTGCACGCGATCGGGGCTTGTGTCGACGTAACCGATCAACGGAACCTCGAAGAGCAACTTCGACGGACCGAGCGCATCGCCGAATTGGGCACGTTAGCCTCAGGTATGGCCCATGAGATTGGGACGCCAATGAATGTAATTCTCGGCCGAGCCGAGTACTTGATGCAGCGGGTCAAGGAAGAACCGATCAAGCGCGGATTGCAGACGATCGTGGGGCAGGTCGAGCGGATTACCAGAGTGATGAACCAGTTATTGTCGTTTGCCAGGCGCCGCACGCCGGAGCGCCGATCTCTCGACCTGAAGGGAACCATCGAAGACAACCTCGAAATCTTTGAAGAACGTTTGGCCCGGGCGCAAGTACGGCTTGAGGTCTCGTTTCCGGATTCCTGCCCGCCCGTGCATGCCGATCCCGACCAGATGAGCCAGGTGTTGATTAATCTAGTGATGAATGCCATCCATGCAATGCCGGACGGAGGCACCCTGCGCATCGGGCTTACGCCCGCGAGCGGTCGAGTGTTGCTGACGGTATCCGATACCGGTCACGGCATTCCGAAGGACGTCATTGCGAAGATCTTCGACCCATTCTTTACCACCAAGGAATTCGGGAAGGGGACCGGCTTGGGGCTTACAGTGGTGAAGGGGATTATCGAGGAGCATCAAGGTACCATTGTGGTCGAGAGCGAGCCGAACCGGGGCACGACGTTCACGATCAGCCTGCCGATACATAAGGGCCTATAG
- a CDS encoding response regulator, whose amino-acid sequence MVLIVEDDEAMRSLLCDELWGDGYQLREAANGHEGLESILTTVPDLIVTDLKMPAGGFDYIHRLRTFAPDCPIIVMTAFGEPHTKAEALRSGASAYVDKPVRLAELKLLVRQLLDRQPNGTGEQRGDLSGSPEARRPGVAP is encoded by the coding sequence GTGGTGCTGATTGTGGAAGATGACGAAGCTATGCGCAGTTTGCTCTGCGACGAACTGTGGGGGGACGGTTACCAGTTACGGGAAGCGGCAAATGGTCACGAAGGGCTCGAATCGATATTGACGACGGTGCCTGACCTCATCGTGACCGACCTCAAGATGCCGGCGGGGGGATTTGACTATATCCACCGGCTACGGACTTTTGCCCCGGATTGCCCGATAATCGTCATGACGGCTTTCGGCGAGCCCCACACCAAAGCCGAGGCACTGAGGAGCGGGGCGAGTGCCTATGTGGACAAGCCGGTGAGGCTGGCGGAACTCAAATTGCTGGTGCGGCAGCTGCTTGATCGGCAGCCGAATGGAACCGGGGAGCAAAGGGGGGATTTGAGCGGAAGTCCGGAAGCGAGGAGACCGGGAGTCGCCCCCTGA
- a CDS encoding carboxypeptidase regulatory-like domain-containing protein — MKKCAIPLYVLAVFHFALVSIVAPPVGAYEETKVIDGGTLHGTVKLVGAVPKPKGYNLTTLPDPFYCGRISDGEGWRILQPFNVGSGGEFREVVVYLEGVEKGKPFEEGGVPQIEAKDCLFLPFTTVVRDDQSVTVVNMDPVMHDIQAYETSNLGARVLFNVPLPMNPQHPRNFKDRSEAGMYHKHMAGPPMKQLVNLSKGRRVFVMQCGFHAYMESWGVAVMNPYFAKTDDQGRFTIGDIPPGTYKLVVWHPYIRTSTEQTVTIGPNGTVDATLAIPAPTGRLYANEVLEHAYTRYNVTEEAKKEIDPLLEKQGHKGN; from the coding sequence ATGAAAAAGTGCGCAATCCCGTTATATGTATTGGCAGTTTTCCATTTTGCATTGGTAAGCATCGTGGCGCCCCCAGTCGGTGCCTATGAAGAGACTAAAGTGATCGATGGAGGGACTTTGCACGGGACCGTCAAGCTTGTCGGGGCCGTCCCCAAGCCAAAAGGGTACAACCTGACGACCCTGCCGGACCCGTTCTATTGCGGCCGCATCTCCGATGGGGAGGGATGGCGCATTCTGCAGCCTTTTAACGTCGGATCAGGCGGCGAATTCCGCGAGGTGGTGGTGTATCTCGAAGGAGTAGAGAAAGGGAAACCATTCGAGGAAGGGGGCGTGCCGCAGATCGAAGCGAAGGATTGCCTCTTCCTTCCCTTCACGACTGTAGTGCGCGACGATCAATCCGTGACGGTGGTGAACATGGATCCCGTCATGCACGATATCCAGGCCTATGAGACGTCGAACTTGGGCGCGCGCGTCTTGTTCAATGTCCCGCTGCCGATGAATCCGCAGCATCCACGCAACTTCAAAGATCGGAGCGAAGCCGGGATGTATCACAAGCACATGGCTGGGCCGCCGATGAAGCAGTTGGTCAATCTCAGCAAGGGGCGGAGAGTTTTTGTCATGCAATGCGGCTTCCATGCGTATATGGAGAGCTGGGGTGTGGCCGTCATGAACCCCTATTTTGCCAAGACGGACGACCAGGGCCGGTTTACGATCGGCGATATCCCTCCTGGTACGTACAAGCTGGTGGTCTGGCATCCCTATATCCGGACCTCGACGGAACAAACCGTCACTATTGGTCCGAACGGGACCGTCGACGCCACTCTGGCGATTCCGGCGCCCACCGGACGGCTGTACGCCAACGAGGTCTTGGAACACGCCTACACCCGCTATAACGTGACCGAGGAAGCGAAGAAGGAAATCGATCCGTTGCTGGAAAAACAAGGGCATAAAGGGAACTAG
- a CDS encoding MBL fold metallo-hydrolase produces MAGNLLSSVTNAGINASLPVKLYDDSQHQVYWVGIQGGGDEIECNTYLIVDGGEGFLIEPGGHDRYIPVLNKINQVMNAMAITHLLVSHQDPDLCASIPAWIRTNNKIKIVLPSQWTRFLPHYMDWNVSQVAGDNLAYLPVSDEGVVLPFKTGGQLRCISAPYLHSPGNMVMFDSVSGFMFSGDIGAAVFKDGKLRLVVDDWAGHVSAMQGFHQRYMSSNRAVQGFVRKVEGLPIKGLLPQHGSIFRGDEVSKFFRWLEQLPVGVDYLYGGTRF; encoded by the coding sequence ATGGCCGGGAATTTGTTGTCGAGTGTGACGAACGCTGGGATCAACGCATCATTACCGGTCAAGCTCTACGACGATTCTCAACATCAGGTCTATTGGGTCGGCATCCAAGGCGGTGGAGACGAAATCGAATGTAACACGTACTTGATTGTGGACGGGGGTGAAGGCTTTCTCATCGAGCCCGGCGGCCACGACCGTTACATCCCCGTCCTCAATAAGATCAATCAGGTCATGAACGCGATGGCCATCACGCACCTTCTGGTGAGCCATCAAGACCCCGATCTCTGTGCCTCGATCCCGGCCTGGATTCGCACGAACAATAAAATCAAGATCGTGCTGCCGTCCCAATGGACTCGGTTTCTTCCTCATTACATGGATTGGAACGTCTCCCAGGTGGCCGGAGACAATCTGGCCTACCTTCCGGTCTCGGACGAAGGGGTGGTCTTGCCGTTCAAGACAGGTGGGCAATTACGCTGCATCTCGGCGCCCTACCTCCATTCTCCCGGCAATATGGTGATGTTCGATTCGGTCAGCGGGTTCATGTTTTCCGGCGATATCGGCGCAGCGGTCTTCAAGGACGGTAAGCTTCGGCTCGTTGTGGACGATTGGGCGGGCCATGTGTCCGCTATGCAGGGATTCCATCAGCGCTATATGAGTTCGAATCGGGCCGTGCAGGGCTTCGTGAGAAAGGTCGAAGGACTTCCGATCAAGGGCCTGCTGCCGCAGCACGGCTCGATTTTTCGAGGAGATGAGGTCAGCAAGTTTTTCCGTTGGCTTGAGCAGTTGCCGGTCGGCGTCGACTACCTGTATGGTGGGACGCGCTTTTAG
- a CDS encoding formylglycine-generating enzyme family protein has translation MTKCRWFVFSCVIVGCALAGTFAPTARANHESAKQPPLWTPVDEVEQMATLEAPGGMVLVPAGDFLMGSDPRKDRAAGPQEFPQHRVYLDAFTIDRFEVSNVEYLRYVLATGADWPQFWRAKPFADKMALHPVINVSWEDAHAYCRWTGKRLPTEAEWEKAARGEDGRMFPWGDEPAGWIKSNIAHPGSKRGAKYPPLANINRYDKGVSPYGVYQLAGNVSEWVADWFDPEYYRKGVDRNPKGPETGELRVFRGGSWNEDPEVARSAGRNGGEPGRRSYLTGFRCAQNAQETLSVKREASRRPEAIP, from the coding sequence ATGACTAAGTGCAGGTGGTTCGTGTTTTCATGTGTCATTGTCGGTTGTGCGCTCGCGGGCACCTTCGCGCCGACCGCGCGTGCCAACCATGAATCGGCGAAACAGCCGCCGCTATGGACGCCCGTCGATGAGGTCGAGCAAATGGCGACGCTGGAGGCACCGGGGGGGATGGTGCTGGTCCCTGCCGGAGATTTTTTGATGGGAAGCGATCCTCGCAAAGATCGGGCAGCCGGTCCGCAGGAGTTCCCGCAGCATCGCGTCTATCTCGATGCGTTCACGATCGATCGGTTCGAAGTGTCGAATGTGGAGTACCTGCGTTATGTGCTCGCCACCGGAGCCGACTGGCCGCAGTTCTGGCGAGCCAAACCCTTCGCGGACAAGATGGCACTGCACCCGGTCATCAATGTCAGTTGGGAAGACGCGCATGCCTACTGCCGTTGGACGGGCAAACGGTTGCCGACCGAGGCGGAATGGGAGAAGGCCGCGCGAGGCGAGGATGGTCGAATGTTTCCCTGGGGCGACGAACCAGCCGGTTGGATCAAGAGCAACATCGCTCACCCGGGATCGAAGCGCGGCGCCAAGTATCCGCCGCTTGCCAACATCAATCGCTACGACAAAGGTGTCAGCCCGTATGGGGTCTACCAGCTAGCCGGCAATGTGAGTGAGTGGGTCGCGGATTGGTTTGATCCGGAGTACTACCGCAAGGGCGTGGATCGTAATCCGAAAGGGCCTGAGACGGGAGAGTTGCGGGTGTTTCGAGGCGGTTCATGGAATGAGGATCCGGAAGTGGCTCGGTCAGCTGGCCGTAACGGCGGCGAACCGGGAAGACGGAGTTACCTGACCGGATTTCGATGCGCGCAGAATGCGCAGGAAACCTTGAGCGTGAAACGGGAAGCGTCACGCAGGCCGGAGGCGATCCCCTGA
- a CDS encoding sigma-54-dependent Fis family transcriptional regulator translates to MTDARPEHSGKSAFSDPILAARVDALMQLAGGMKDQVAVMDREFNVIYANEAAWGRTNPGESGERPAKCYEAFVQLQDHCSACPATSVFDSQEAAKSVAAAATPCGMYQALPLTSSNGEVGMVLVLFRQPPSGTVTSLPIPEPMEGTRRPERRSEGLGELIGSSPGMRQLFDMITLVSDSSATVLIQGESGTGKELVARTIHKTSYRRDKPFVVVDCGSLPETLLESELFGHVKGAFTGASSAKRGLFEEADGGTVFLDEIADTTPTFQAKLLRVLQEGEIKRVGGTQSIKIDVRVISASNKDLAELVKMKAFRQDLYYRLAVLPLHLPPLRDRRSDIPLLVRRFVADSCARHRQPARDVGDDAMRALTSAAWPGNVRELQHYIERAVVTTTGTDLPCRDLLGKSTTEGVDLRAASRGAVRQVERTRILQALQQAAGNRMKAARLLKISRASLYNKLREYDIQ, encoded by the coding sequence ATGACCGATGCCCGGCCGGAGCATAGCGGCAAAAGTGCGTTTAGTGATCCGATTTTGGCTGCCCGTGTCGATGCCCTCATGCAACTCGCCGGAGGTATGAAGGATCAGGTCGCCGTGATGGATCGCGAGTTCAACGTGATCTATGCTAATGAAGCGGCCTGGGGTCGGACCAATCCCGGCGAATCAGGCGAACGCCCTGCCAAGTGTTACGAAGCCTTCGTCCAACTCCAAGACCACTGCAGTGCCTGCCCGGCGACCTCGGTGTTTGACTCCCAGGAGGCAGCGAAATCGGTTGCTGCGGCAGCTACCCCTTGCGGCATGTACCAGGCGTTACCTTTGACGTCGAGCAACGGCGAAGTCGGGATGGTGCTGGTTTTATTTCGGCAGCCGCCGAGTGGTACCGTTACTTCCTTGCCCATTCCTGAGCCGATGGAGGGAACCAGGCGCCCCGAGCGACGTTCTGAGGGCCTTGGGGAGTTGATCGGTAGCAGCCCGGGCATGCGGCAGTTGTTCGATATGATCACGTTAGTGTCAGACAGCTCGGCCACTGTTCTGATTCAGGGTGAAAGCGGAACCGGTAAGGAGCTCGTCGCCAGAACCATCCATAAGACAAGCTACCGGCGGGATAAACCCTTCGTGGTCGTGGATTGCGGCTCCCTTCCCGAGACACTGCTGGAAAGCGAATTGTTCGGCCACGTCAAAGGCGCATTTACAGGAGCCAGCAGTGCCAAGCGAGGGCTGTTCGAGGAAGCCGACGGCGGCACGGTGTTCCTGGATGAGATCGCGGACACGACTCCGACGTTCCAGGCCAAATTGCTTCGTGTGCTCCAGGAAGGCGAGATCAAGCGGGTCGGTGGCACGCAATCCATCAAGATCGACGTGCGCGTTATTTCGGCCAGCAACAAGGATCTGGCCGAGCTAGTCAAGATGAAGGCCTTTCGGCAGGACCTCTACTATCGCCTTGCGGTGCTGCCGCTTCATTTGCCGCCGTTGCGCGACCGGCGCAGTGATATCCCATTGCTTGTGAGGCGATTTGTGGCGGATTCTTGTGCGCGGCATCGCCAGCCGGCTCGGGACGTGGGTGATGACGCCATGCGCGCCTTGACGAGCGCTGCCTGGCCCGGCAATGTGCGGGAGTTGCAGCACTACATCGAACGTGCCGTCGTCACGACTACAGGGACGGATCTGCCCTGCAGGGATCTTTTGGGCAAGAGTACGACCGAGGGTGTGGACCTTCGCGCAGCTTCCCGTGGGGCAGTCCGGCAGGTTGAGCGAACGAGAATTTTGCAAGCATTGCAGCAAGCCGCTGGCAATCGCATGAAGGCAGCGCGCTTGCTCAAAATCAGTCGCGCCAGTCTCTATAACAAGCTCCGCGAATACGATATTCAGTAG
- a CDS encoding CHASE3 domain-containing protein has product MRFTQIYKQTGLFVGIILAFIALESLVAASFLSLVHYKTANGGVAQTQQMLLEVESLMGQLSSAETHQRGFLVTGSSTYLQPYQHSVDSVERHLEQLSRLAAHNPEHRNRIAFLDQQIDRRVGEMTEALERRERDGFGAAKAVLVANAQGFTMESIREVANQVRLEEYERLKRGKADSEIWAVTTGALSVSFFLVTLVIFALFWVMLRLTLTVQQQAQTLAQLFAEQQPSRPS; this is encoded by the coding sequence ATGCGCTTCACGCAGATCTATAAGCAGACAGGGTTGTTCGTCGGCATCATTCTCGCGTTCATTGCGTTGGAATCATTGGTTGCCGCAAGCTTTCTGAGTCTCGTGCATTATAAGACAGCGAATGGGGGAGTCGCCCAAACCCAACAGATGTTGCTCGAAGTAGAATCCTTGATGGGGCAACTCTCCTCTGCGGAAACCCACCAACGGGGTTTCCTGGTCACCGGCTCTTCCACCTACCTGCAGCCCTATCAGCATTCCGTGGACAGCGTGGAGCGCCACCTAGAGCAGCTCTCCCGCCTGGCGGCTCACAACCCCGAGCATCGCAACCGAATCGCCTTCTTGGATCAGCAAATCGACCGACGGGTCGGCGAGATGACCGAGGCCCTCGAACGCAGAGAGCGGGATGGGTTCGGTGCCGCAAAGGCCGTCCTGGTGGCGAATGCCCAAGGCTTTACGATGGAGTCGATTCGGGAAGTGGCGAACCAGGTTCGGCTGGAGGAGTACGAGCGGCTCAAGCGAGGAAAAGCCGACTCCGAAATTTGGGCCGTGACGACCGGCGCCTTATCGGTATCATTCTTCCTGGTTACGTTGGTGATTTTTGCGCTGTTCTGGGTGATGCTCCGATTGACGCTCACCGTGCAGCAACAGGCACAGACCCTGGCCCAGCTATTCGCCGAACAACAGCCATCCCGCCCAAGCTGA
- a CDS encoding formylglycine-generating enzyme family protein — translation MQSQAQRQTRRIEWVVNALLAGAAILSLANAVWGLDTQDIIVEFTPEGRKLAEERVRTWTPKEEMVLIPAGEFLMGSDKKVDRVAYRSELPQRKVYLDAYEIDKYEVTNLHYMKFILSTGRNPQLDWRYDGGNFQDTMANHPIMHVSWFDADAYCRWAGKRLPSEAEWEKAARGEDGRLNPWGNQSAGLTRANFGRTGLSGPVRDRPERLLLYPPLISVDKYDNAVSPYGLYQMMGNVSEWVNDWYDQDYYKSAPDRNPKGPNSGTQKAFRGGGWMDSTTTMRAAMRNGTDPNTKINWMGFRCARDVQDKGAQAAAVSAPAGN, via the coding sequence ATGCAGTCGCAGGCGCAGAGGCAGACAAGACGGATTGAATGGGTAGTAAACGCGCTCCTGGCTGGAGCAGCGATCCTTTCCCTGGCCAACGCGGTCTGGGGGCTGGACACGCAAGATATCATCGTTGAATTCACCCCGGAAGGGCGCAAGTTGGCCGAGGAGCGGGTTCGTACCTGGACGCCGAAGGAAGAGATGGTTCTCATTCCCGCCGGCGAGTTCCTTATGGGCAGCGACAAGAAGGTTGACCGCGTGGCCTACCGTTCCGAACTGCCGCAGCGAAAGGTCTACTTGGATGCCTATGAGATTGATAAGTACGAGGTGACGAACCTCCACTATATGAAGTTCATCTTGTCGACTGGGCGAAACCCGCAGCTTGATTGGCGATACGACGGCGGCAATTTCCAGGACACGATGGCCAACCATCCCATCATGCATGTGTCCTGGTTCGACGCTGATGCCTACTGCCGCTGGGCAGGCAAGCGCTTGCCGTCCGAGGCGGAATGGGAGAAGGCGGCTCGAGGTGAAGACGGTCGCCTGAATCCCTGGGGTAATCAGTCTGCGGGGTTGACTCGCGCGAATTTCGGTAGGACCGGTCTGTCGGGTCCTGTGCGTGACCGTCCGGAGCGGCTTCTGCTGTATCCACCCCTTATTTCCGTGGACAAGTATGACAATGCCGTGAGCCCCTACGGCCTTTACCAGATGATGGGTAACGTTTCGGAGTGGGTGAACGACTGGTATGACCAGGATTATTACAAGAGCGCCCCGGACCGAAATCCGAAGGGGCCTAATAGTGGGACACAAAAGGCCTTTCGTGGCGGCGGCTGGATGGACAGCACTACGACCATGCGCGCTGCGATGAGGAATGGAACGGATCCGAATACCAAGATCAATTGGATGGGTTTCCGTTGTGCGCGGGACGTGCAGGACAAGGGGGCGCAGGCCGCCGCCGTCTCAGCGCCGGCGGGGAATTGA